From the genome of Pectobacterium atrosepticum:
CATTTTATCGTTAATGTTATTCGTTAACGATATAAAGGAATTGTTATCGGCTTTTTATCTCTTTATGAAAAGCGAGCTCATCATAAAAGCCACCGGCTGTGGCCCGTATGATTTTGCCAGCGTTATGGCGGCGTACTCTCTTGTTGAGCAAGGAGATTGTCGATCATCCACAGTCCTGCTGGGCCGGGCGGATGGGGTTTAGACCAGACAACATCTACGTCAATCCACTGCGGCCAGCCTGACACAGGCAGCTCCACCAGCTTCTGTCTGTCGTATTGCGCCACCAGCCAGCGCGGTAGGCTGCTCCAGCCGTGCCCCTGCTGTGCCATCTCTAAGAGCATAAGGTAGGACGGCGCAGACCAGACGATCCCTTCCGGTTGCAGCCGGTCGCTACGTTTATAGGTATTGAGATAGAGCTGGCGGACTGTCGCCAATTGGCTACGTGTTACGGTTTTTTCAGTCGCGAGCGGGTGAGCAACCGACACGAAGACTGCCATTTCAGTCTTAACCTGCAAACGCGCAGCGGCAATATCGGGCGGGTAATCTGTCTGAGCACGTAATAGCCCGACATGCGCGCGGTCCATTTGCAGCA
Proteins encoded in this window:
- a CDS encoding LysR family transcriptional regulator, which produces MRYSPESLLAFITTVDAGSFSAAARRLHKSQSTISAAIANLEADLGLTLFDRAGHQPVLTLAGRKVLSHVQAILSASEELDELAIRLADHIEPRLTFVLSDIWQATHYEPVIQRFAHNFPDIEFECLVAEGDDVIDLLQMDRAHVGLLRAQTDYPPDIAAARLQVKTEMAVFVSVAHPLATEKTVTRSQLATVRQLYLNTYKRSDRLQPEGIVWSAPSYLMLLEMAQQGHGWSSLPRWLVAQYDRQKLVELPVSGWPQWIDVDVVWSKPHPPGPAGLWMIDNLLAQQESTPP